The Herbaspirillum sp. RTI4 genome has a segment encoding these proteins:
- the gpmA gene encoding 2,3-diphosphoglycerate-dependent phosphoglycerate mutase yields the protein MYKIVLMRHGESTWNLANRFTGWVDVDLTDKGVAEARNAGVLLKEAGFSFDVAYTSVLKRAIRTLWTTLDEMDLMWLPVKHDWRLNERHYGALQGLNKAETAAQYGDAQVLTWRRSYDTPPNPLDEAAAQATWDDPRYATLPREQIPLTECLKDTVARVLPVWNEEIAPAILAGKRILISAHGNSLRALIKYLDGISDQDIVGLNVPNGQPLVYELDADLKPIRSYYLGDQAAIAAALAAVANQGKSK from the coding sequence ATGTACAAAATTGTCCTTATGCGTCACGGCGAGTCCACCTGGAATCTGGCAAATCGCTTCACCGGCTGGGTCGATGTCGACCTGACCGACAAGGGTGTGGCCGAAGCGCGCAATGCGGGAGTGCTTCTGAAGGAGGCCGGATTCAGCTTCGATGTTGCCTATACTTCGGTGCTCAAGCGCGCTATTCGCACGCTCTGGACGACGCTCGACGAGATGGATTTGATGTGGTTGCCTGTCAAGCACGACTGGCGTTTAAATGAGCGCCATTACGGTGCGCTTCAGGGTTTGAACAAGGCAGAAACGGCGGCCCAGTATGGCGATGCCCAGGTATTGACCTGGCGGCGTAGCTACGACACGCCGCCCAATCCGCTGGACGAAGCCGCCGCACAGGCGACCTGGGACGATCCGCGCTACGCCACCCTGCCGCGCGAACAAATTCCTTTGACCGAATGCCTGAAAGACACGGTTGCCCGCGTACTGCCTGTCTGGAACGAAGAAATCGCCCCGGCCATTCTCGCCGGCAAACGGATATTGATTTCCGCCCATGGCAATAGCCTGCGCGCGCTGATCAAATATCTGGATGGCATCAGCGATCAGGATATCGTCGGTCTGAATGTGCCGAATGGACAACCGCTCGTCTATGAGCTGGACGCTGACCTGAAGCCGATCCGGAGCTACTACCTGGGCGATCAGGCGGCCATTGCGGCGGCGCTGGCGGCCGTTGCCAATCAGGGAAAATCCAAATAG